Proteins encoded within one genomic window of Candidatus Dependentiae bacterium:
- a CDS encoding DNA-3-methyladenine glycosylase I, whose translation MIKKRCFGNGAGKEFYATYHDNEWAVPVHQDQMLFEMLILEGAQAGLSWETILKRRDGYRNAFYNFDVTQVASMSDDQLEALRQDPAIIRNRLKIYSTRKNAQVFLSIQKEFGSFNNYLWNFVNHQQIVNRWETNSDVPTSTKESDKLSNDLKKRGMKFVGSTIIYAYMQAIGMVNDHIADCWLSK comes from the coding sequence ATGATAAAAAAACGTTGCTTTGGAAACGGAGCTGGAAAAGAATTTTATGCTACATATCATGACAATGAGTGGGCAGTTCCTGTACACCAAGATCAAATGCTTTTTGAAATGCTCATTTTAGAAGGTGCTCAAGCTGGACTGAGCTGGGAAACAATTCTTAAAAGACGCGACGGATATCGAAACGCTTTTTATAATTTTGATGTTACACAAGTTGCAAGTATGTCAGATGATCAGCTCGAAGCATTAAGACAAGACCCTGCAATTATTCGCAATCGATTAAAAATTTATAGCACTCGTAAAAACGCTCAAGTATTTTTATCTATCCAAAAAGAATTCGGTTCTTTTAATAATTATCTTTGGAATTTTGTAAACCATCAACAAATCGTAAACCGTTGGGAGACTAACTCTGATGTACCAACAAGCACAAAAGAAAGTGATAAGCTTTCAAATGATTTAAAGAAACGAGGCATGAAATTTGTAGGATCAACAATCATCTATGCCTACATGCAGGCTATTGGAATGGTTAACGATCACATTGCTGATTGCTGGCTATCTAAGTAA
- a CDS encoding polymorphic toxin-type HINT domain-containing protein, giving the protein MNKQFKLSILLSFLFFSTNLLPGFAAGTMVKTPFGYTSIEQLQSGNIVYSIAKSGDCCLSKVKKTTSYFLSRAILISVGDDAIIAAPQQKFYDPEKQIWCKAKHLQKSMPLLSGHKDIVTIDDIEFLDGEIEFFDVQLDNQHTFFIGTQDIVVHNFPPFFIGFSIAFGGGVSFEGLYCGICIAGWWLGTQLLKRGKSEKYNPTFSVGSSPAFAGGPDPEDEDEWTYGRYKESPKHHPNARNGIGKPPRKGQAALNKSIQIKNGPDRIAIEDNHFVVLRQTSNRVFHGYIIEEFKSLRRPEREALFYAKLVRHIANGGIIK; this is encoded by the coding sequence ATGAACAAGCAATTCAAATTATCAATTCTTCTATCTTTCCTTTTCTTTTCAACAAACCTACTACCTGGTTTTGCAGCTGGAACAATGGTCAAAACACCTTTTGGATACACATCCATTGAGCAGCTACAATCAGGAAATATTGTTTATTCAATTGCCAAATCTGGTGATTGCTGCTTAAGCAAAGTAAAAAAAACAACATCCTATTTTTTATCTCGAGCCATTTTAATTTCGGTTGGAGATGATGCCATCATTGCAGCGCCACAACAAAAATTTTACGATCCTGAAAAACAGATATGGTGCAAGGCAAAGCATTTACAAAAATCAATGCCACTACTTTCAGGGCACAAAGATATTGTAACCATTGATGATATTGAATTTCTTGACGGTGAGATTGAATTTTTTGATGTTCAACTTGATAATCAGCATACGTTTTTTATAGGCACGCAAGACATAGTTGTGCATAATTTCCCACCATTTTTTATAGGGTTCTCGATTGCTTTTGGTGGCGGAGTCTCTTTTGAAGGTCTTTATTGTGGCATTTGCATTGCTGGTTGGTGGCTAGGTACACAACTTTTAAAGCGTGGTAAAAGCGAAAAATACAATCCTACGTTTTCTGTTGGCAGCTCACCTGCATTTGCTGGTGGCCCTGATCCAGAGGATGAAGATGAGTGGACATATGGTCGATATAAAGAATCTCCCAAACATCACCCTAATGCCCGCAATGGAATTGGTAAGCCACCTCGAAAAGGTCAAGCGGCATTAAACAAATCAATACAAATTAAAAACGGTCCAGATCGTATAGCTATTGAAGACAATCATTTTGTCGTTCTTAGGCAAACAAGCAATCGAGTATTTCATGGATACATTATTGAAGAATTTAAAAGTCTAAGGCGCCCTGAACGAGAAGCTTTATTTTATGCAAAATTAGTGCGACATATCGCCAATGGAGGAATTATAAAATGA